One Paraburkholderia dioscoreae DNA segment encodes these proteins:
- a CDS encoding BON domain-containing protein produces the protein MRKTIVALLLAASLQTMVTAPVAQAQSASGAALPDDAVAHPNRYFRKQSPEDKQLTRSVRRQIAKLKGVDVSDVSVSSRNGLVRLTGTVQRADESQQLGQAVQGMTGVNAVINSLTIRTRM, from the coding sequence ATGAGAAAAACAATCGTGGCGCTTCTGCTAGCCGCAAGCCTTCAGACGATGGTGACCGCGCCCGTCGCGCAAGCTCAGTCGGCGAGCGGAGCGGCTTTGCCGGACGACGCCGTTGCGCATCCCAATCGTTACTTCCGGAAACAGTCGCCCGAAGACAAGCAACTCACACGGTCGGTTCGCAGACAGATCGCGAAGCTGAAAGGTGTCGATGTCAGCGACGTGTCGGTCAGTTCTCGCAATGGACTCGTGCGCCTTACCGGGACGGTACAGCGTGCCGACGAGTCGCAGCAACTCGGTCAGGCGGTGCAGGGCATGACGGGAGTGAACGCGGTCATCAATTCGCTGACGATTCGAACGCGGATGTAG
- a CDS encoding porin — MKKFAGLGLLIVSSAAFSQSSVTLYGRLDAGVQYLSNVAGADGRRSALWSADSGDDGASAFGVYGTEDIGGGYKVNFKLLDYLLVTNGLSATPFWNNAWVGMSGPFGSFRMGRDDSILKDGNFDYDPFSQQHAGLASLVRGANWPNFSNTFSYYTPTFGGFDAGFQYSLSGVPGQFNSARADGVQLSYRLGAFSARTVYQEVRDPNGKYSDLYTAQKQLFAAAAFVGGAFKVQVSYTYMAAPDAPLGGPRYADFGWLGLTYTASPFLRVTAAAYHIHQRDGQGSATLLDLGQTYNLSKRTSLYATVGYLINGKNTNFSAVEQPETSAWNPAPGHNQLGFYAGVMHYF, encoded by the coding sequence GTGAAAAAATTTGCAGGACTAGGTTTGTTGATTGTCAGTAGTGCTGCTTTTTCACAGAGCAGCGTGACACTCTACGGACGGCTGGACGCCGGCGTGCAATATCTCAGTAATGTGGCGGGCGCCGACGGGCGGCGCTCCGCACTGTGGAGCGCCGACAGCGGCGATGATGGCGCAAGCGCTTTCGGCGTCTACGGCACGGAGGATATCGGCGGTGGCTACAAGGTGAACTTCAAGCTGCTCGACTATCTGCTCGTGACAAACGGGCTGAGTGCTACTCCATTCTGGAACAATGCCTGGGTGGGCATGTCAGGACCGTTCGGCTCGTTCCGGATGGGACGCGACGACTCGATCCTGAAAGACGGCAACTTCGACTACGACCCGTTTTCGCAGCAGCACGCCGGACTGGCTTCGCTCGTGCGTGGCGCGAACTGGCCGAACTTCAGCAATACATTCAGCTACTACACGCCGACTTTCGGCGGCTTTGACGCGGGCTTTCAATACTCGCTGAGCGGCGTGCCCGGCCAGTTCAATAGCGCGCGCGCCGACGGCGTGCAACTGAGCTATCGACTCGGCGCGTTTTCGGCACGAACGGTCTACCAGGAGGTTCGCGATCCGAACGGCAAATACAGCGATCTGTACACGGCCCAGAAGCAGTTGTTCGCCGCGGCCGCGTTTGTGGGCGGCGCATTCAAGGTGCAGGTCTCGTACACCTATATGGCCGCGCCCGACGCTCCGCTCGGCGGTCCACGATATGCCGATTTCGGCTGGTTGGGGCTGACTTACACCGCTTCGCCGTTTCTGCGCGTCACCGCTGCTGCATACCATATCCATCAACGCGATGGGCAAGGCAGTGCGACGCTGCTGGACCTTGGACAGACCTATAACCTGTCGAAGCGAACTTCTCTTTATGCGACCGTGGGCTATCTGATCAATGGGAAAAACACCAACTTCTCCGCGGTCGAACAGCCCGAGACCTCGGCCTGGAATCCCGCACCAGGCCACAATCAACTCGGCTTCTATGCAGGCGTCATGCATTACTTCTGA